ATGCCTCGCCGCAGGGGATACCACCTAGGGAAATCACCCTTCCACCATTCGCCTTCACCCCCATCTTTTTCCCTTTCACGGAAATATTCGAAATTATTGGGCGGCAGCTGCGTCATACTACTGTAAACAAAGCATGTTTAACTAAATACAAAAAGAACGATGAGAACAGCAATTCAAACCTTAGCATTAGGCATGTGCCTACTAGTAGGCCTATCGGCAGCAGCCCAACGCCAGGGAAACAGAGCCGAAAAAATGGCAAAGCGCCAAACCGAAAGGCTCACCCAAAAGCTCACGCTCTCCGACGATCAGTCGAAGAAGGTGGAGGCAATCATGCTTGACTTCAACCAAAAGGCCATCGCCGACATGAAGGCCGACACCGTCAGAAAGGCGGCCAATCCCGCTTTAGTGGAGAAAAGGAATGCGGACCTAAAGCAGGTGCTTACTCCCGAGCAGTACGCAACGTTCTCCAAGATGGAGCTTGCCAAAGGAACCTTTGGACCGATGCAGCACAGGCGTGGAGAAAATCGCGGAGAACGCCACGGAGACCGCCCGGTAGAATAGCCCAGCAGCCCCTTAGCAGAGCAGGAGCAGAAACTTCTGCTCTGCAATCTCGTTTTAGCAGTAAATCCTAGTTACCTTACAACAATGAAAAAAGTCGTAGCCAAATTATTCCTTTCATTCCTCATTGCCTCAGCCGCTCTGCAGGCCAATGCCCAAGCGGCAAGGGTTTCAGGGACGGTCGTTGAGTCGAGCGACAGGCAGCCGCTCATCAGCGCCAACGTCATACTGGTTAACCTAAAAGATTCGACCAAAAGACACCTCGCCATATCGGATGCCAAAGGGGTATTCGCCTTCTCGAATGTTGCCCCTCAAAAGTATCGGCTGGATATTAAGTACGTTGGCTTCGAAAACTTCTCGAAGGTGGTAACCGTTGGCAGTGCAAGCACATCGCTGGGGACCATTAGCCTTAAGGAAAAAACCGAGATGATTGGCGGAGCCACCATAACGGGGCATGCCGTAAGGGCCAGCGTCAAGGGCGACACCACCAGTTACAACGCCGATGCGTTTAAGGTAACCAAGGATGCCGATGCCGAGGCGCTCATCACCAAGCTGCCCGGGGTAACCTCCGACAACAACACCATAAAGGCGCAGGGCGAGCAGGTAAAGAAGGTGCTCGTTGACGGGAAGCCATTCTTTGGCGACGACCCAACGGTTGCCCTAAAGAGCGTTCCGGCCGAAATCATCGAAAAGATCGAGGTTTTCGATAAGATGAGCGACCAGGCGGCGTTTACCGGCTTCGACGACGGCAACTCAACCAAAACCATCAACATCGTAACCAAGGCCAACAGGCGCGCCGGGCAGTTCGGCAAAATCTACGCCGGCTACGGAACCGACGACCGCTACAACGTGGGCGGTAACGTCAACATCTTTAAGGGAGACTCCCGCATATCGCTTATTGGGATGACCAACAACGTCAACCAGCAGAACTTTTCGAGCGAGGATATCCTTGGCGTGCTTGGCAGCAGCGGCGGACGAGGCGGGATGCGCGGAGGTCCCGGTGGACATGGTGGTGGCGCCTCCAACTTTATGGTTGGCCAGCAGAGCGGCCTTACCAAAACCTCGGCATTTGGCATCAACTTCTCCGACAAGTGGGGCGAAAAGGTAAACTTTAGCGGCAGCTACTTCTTTAACTACAGCAACACCACCAACAACCAGAAAACTAATCGCCAGTACTACGGCGCTGTTGATACGGCTCAACGTTACACCTACGAGGGTTCTAGCAGCAACAACAACTACAACAACCGCCTAAACCTAAAGGTCGAATACACCATCAACCCCAACAACTCGTTTATCGTTACCCCAAGCATCAGCTTCCAAAGCAGCCGCTCCAGCTCCAGTTCGAACGCCCAAACCTCCTCGGGGCCAACGACGCTGCTCAACAAGTCGGTGAACAGGAGCAGTTCGCTCAGCGAAGGGTACAACATTAACAACGAAATACTATACCGCCACAAGTTCGAGCTAAATGGCCGAACCTTCTCCATCTCGCTCCGCAACTCCGTCGCCAACAAGGATGCCAACGCCTTGCAGTACTCGGAAAACGACTACTTCACCAAGGGCAAATCGCAACGCGACACCATCAACCAAAAGAGTAAGCTATCCAACAAGAGCTACAGCGTTAGCGCCTCGGTGATGTACACCGAGCCCGTTGGCAAAAAGAGCCAGCTCATGGCCAGCTACGATGTCGGGTACACCTACTCCGATGTCGACAAGCGCACCAACGCCTACAGCAGGGCCACCCAGCAGTACGCGCTCCTCGACACATCGCTATCCAACGTGTACGAGAGCGACTACATTACCCAGCGCCTAGGGCTGGGGTACCGCCTAAAGGGAGATACGTACAATGGCATGCTAAACCTATCGTACCAAAACTCCAGCCTAAAGGGCGATGAAACCTTTCCGGTAGCCTTCGACCTCAAGAAGTCGTACAACAACATTCTGCCAATGGCCATGCTTAACTTTAAGTTTAACCAGGCCAACAGCCTAAGGCTTATGTGCGGCGCTAGAACGCAAGCCCCATCCATCAGCCAGCTGCAAAGCGTTGTCGACAATAGCGACCCGCTCAACCTGTACGTCGGCAATCCCAACCTCGACCAATCGTACAGCAACAACTTCAACCTTCGCTACAGCTACACCTCCATGGAAAAAGGGAAAACGTTCTTCATCTTCTTCAACGCGCAGAACACCCTCAACTACATAGGTACCTCGTCGCTGTTGGCTGGGAAGGATATCGTTCTTACCGATGGAACAATCCTAAAGAAAGGGGCACAGCTCTCGAAGCCTGTTAACCTCGATGGCTACTGGAACCTCAGCACAATGGTAACCTACGGCTTGCCCATATCGCTTATTAAAAGTAACGTCAACATATCGGCCGGAACAGGCTATAGCCGACTCCCTGCGATATTAAACAACAAGAATGTTACCACCCAAACCTACTCACCCAATGGAGGCGTTGTAATTGGTAGCAACATTAGCCCCAACCTCGACTTTACCATATCGTACAATACGGCCTACAATATTGTATCGTCAACCAACAAGAGCAGCGACGGCAACAACTACTGGTCGCAAACCGGACGCTCGAAGCTAAACTGGACCATCGCCGACCGATTTACCGTTCAGCCCGAAGCAACCTACCAGCAGTACAGCGGCAACAACTTCTACTACGACAACCTCAACCTCAACCTCAACGCAGGATTTAAATTTCTTAGCAATAGGCAAGCCGAGCTGAAGTTTGGAGTCTTCGACCTGCTCAATAAGAACAAAAGCTTCAGCCGCTCGGTTAACAGCCTTTATATCGAAGATAGCTACAACAGCGTGCTAAGCCGCTACTTCCTAGTCACCTTTGTGTACAACCTGAAGAACTTCAAGGGAGGCGCCAGCATGCCTCAACCCGAAAGGGACAAACATTTTGATAGGCCATTCGACAGACCAGATCGTCCCGATAGATCTGACAGACCGATGGGACCTTCGGATAGGCCTCTTGATTTTTAGTAAAAGATGGCTACTTTCGAGAGGAATAACAACCTTCAATACCAAACTTAAATGACCTTTGGCGAACAAGTCGTAGATTTCTTTAATACACTCCGATTCGATCAGCCTCTACCCGATGGGGTAGAGGCTATGAATCCGTACCTGCTTCCCGAAACCATGGATGCCGTCAGAAAGTACTACACCAAGTACTACTCCGATAGCAATCCACGAACCTTTATCGTTGGCATTAACCCGGGACGAAACGGTGCAGGGAAAACGGGGATCGCCTTTACGGATACCGTTCGACTAGAGAATCCATGCCAAATAGAGCATAACCTTAAGCCAACCACCGAACTTTCGTCGGAGTACATCTACGCTGTGGTTGATGCAATGGGAGGCCCAGAGGCATTCTTCTCGAAGTTCTACCTAACTTCAGCTTCGCCCATTGGCTTTACCCACAACGGAAAAAACTACAACTACTACGACTCACCCGCCATGCTTAAGGCAACACTTTCCTATATGATGGAGCACCTCGAGCGCCAGCTAGCGTTTGGCGCCAACCGAAAGCAAGCCATTTGCCTTGGAGCAGGAAAAAACTTTAAATACCTCACCGAGGTAAACAACCTACTCGGCAAACCCTTCGAGCAAATAGTTGCCGTTAACCATCCCCGATTTGTAATGCAGTACCGCCGCAAAAGCATGGAACAAGAAATCGACACCTTTACCAATGCACTAGCCAACGCCCTATAGCAACGCACCATGAACAACAATACGCTCACCAAAAAGATTCTGATATTCCTGTTGCTGGCGCTGATGGTTTGCCTATTTGCCAACATCAACCAAATAGTGGGAATGTACATCGCCGACCCGCACCCTCGGCCACACCCGCCCCGTTTTCCCGGAGAGCCTCGTTTTAGGGAGGATATGTTTCGGTATAGAATGGTATGGGAGATGGTGCTTTCATTCGTTTCTGCCTTTACCATTATTGCCTACAATGCAGGAGTATTCAGGAGCAACAAGAGAACGAAGAAGTCGAATCAGCTAACCGTTGTTGCCATCAGCACTCTGGCAGGGCTGCTGCTCTTTGTTTTCCTTATTGTTGTCTTTCTTCCCAATAAGCATTTTCCTTCGCGCTTTATCTCGCTAATCCTTAGCAAGGCGCTTTTCGTAATAATGGCCTCCATCTCTGCCGGACAGCTCTACCGCCTTATATGGCAGAAGCAGCAGGTGGAAATCGAAAACGAGAAGCTAAAAACCGATAGCTTGCAAAGCCGCTATCAGGGATTAATGAACCAGCTCAACCCCCACTTCCTATTTAACTCGCTCAACTCGCTCTCCTACCTCATCCGCGAGAACGAGCAGAACAAAGCGCTTACCTTTATCGACGAACTATCGTCAATATTCCGTTACGTGCTGCAGAAACGCAGCGAGGAGCTGGTTACGCTCGAAGAAGAAATTCAGTTTACCGAAGCCTACCGCTACCTACTGAGCATCCGCTTCGAGAATAAGCTATTCTTCGAGATTAAGATCGATGAAAGCGACATGAAACTGCTCCTCCCCTTCCTAACCCTGCAACCATTAATCGAAAACGCCGTAAAGCATAACGTAATTAGCACAAAGCAACCGCTGGCGGTCTTTATCTATACCGAAGAAGACAATTTAGTGGTGAGCAACCCTATTTCGGCAAAGCTACCCGATGGCGAGAGTACTGGTATCGGGCTTTCGAACCTAGCAAGCCGCTTTAAGCTGCTTACCGGGAAACAGCTAACCGTTATCAACGACGAGAAAACATTTTTGGTAAAAATCCCTCTTGTATCGAAGCAATGAAGGCTCTTATAGTAGAAGACGAAATAGCAGCCCAGCGCAACCTTATAGCGGTTCTTGCCGAAGTTGCCCCGCATATAACGATAGTTGGCACTACCGATACGGTTACCGATACCGTAGAGTGGCTAAGAAGCAACTCCAAGCCCGACATCATCTTTATGGATATCCATTTAGCCGATGGCCACTCGTTTCACATCTTCGATGCAATTGAGGTAACCACGCCGGTGATATTTACCACCGCCTACGACCAGTATGCCCTCGAGGCATTTAAGCTCAACAGCATCGAGTATCTGCTTAAGCCCATCAAGGCAAACGACCTAGTCCACGCCCTTAATAAGCTCGCAACGTTAACCAACCACGAACTTATTAGGCAGCTACAACAAATCACCAACACCGCTACACCCGTCGACAGCACCAAGCTATTCCTAATACCCTTCAAGAGTAAGCTAATTCCGCTATCCATCGACGACATCTGCTACTTTTACACCTCCAACGAGCATGTCCATGTAACCACCCTTAACGGGCAAACCTACCCCATGGATAAATCGCTCGATACAATTATGGGAACGCTATCCTCCTCCGACTTCTACCGGGCCAACCGCCAGTTTATCGTTGTCCGCAAAGCCATAAAGGATATTGATGTGTGGTTTGGCAATCGGCTATCGGTAAATCTTGTACAGAAAACACCCGAGCGGGTAATTATTAGCAAAAATCGCGTTGCCGAATTTAAGGTATGGCTTGGGGTAATTAGGTAGTTGAATAACCTTATCTCTTAGCATTTTTCAGATATGGCAAAGGAGAAATAAACTCGAACTCCTTCGAAACCTCAAAAAAGTAATTCAACAGATTTAAGTGCCCTGATCCAATTATCAGAAGGATTCTATCATCATTGCTATGAGGGATTCTTTGTATGTTTCGAAATATTCTCAGATTCCGATTAAACCATCTGCCAGTTTGAAAATCTACACCTGTAAAATCATTTGGTTTTTCCTCGTACTTAAACATCCCGTCTAAATACCCAGACAGATCATCCTTTATACTATCTGGATTGTTCGCTTTATTCAATTCATCAATAATGCTTGTTACCTTGGGAACAGTAGGGTTTGAACCAAACAACTTTGTATAGTAATCGTCGAACTTAGATAATCGGAGGCTATCTTTAAACATTGACGTTATGTTGTCGTAATGCCGACCCCAGTCGTTTACACAATAAATATTAGGAAGGTCTAGATCTTTACCAATTCTAAAGCCTAACTGATCTATTTCATTCTTTTCTAACGCATACCTTCCAGCCTTATACTGCAAATAAAGAGAATCGATCTTATATTGTTGGTCAGGGGCTTGCTCAATAGCAATAATCGTAGGCTTAAAATCCTCAATTGCCTTCGAAATGGCAACTATCTCCGATTGGTAAGGCTCGTCGAAAACCGAGATCTGATTTTTCTTTTCCGTTTTAACAACATCCAAATTGTGATAGGCAAAATGGAAAACCCCAAGCGTCATTACTTTTGTTTGTGCTGGGCCATTACCTGTTTGTCCCAATAGTCCAGTGGCAATAAAAAGGCCACACATAAAGAAGATAAATGTTCTCATGCTTGTTTCGTTTAATTTATTCACAAGCCTAGGACGATCCTTCTTCTCTATTGTTACATAGAAATACATAGATAGATGGAGAGCAAGTAAAAAAGAGAAACGCATAAATTGATTTTATGCGTTTCTCTTTTTTACTTGCATATTCTATCACCTTAAAATCGCTCTTCACATCTGCTTTTAGAGCATTCTCAAGAACGTGGTATGATCGCAGTTAGATACTCTCTATTAGGTTATCCTTAATGGCACACACCACCAAGCTAATGGTATTGTTAACGCCCGTTTTTTCGAAAATCTTTGCCTTATGGGTTTCTACCGTTCGGTGGTTGATATTCAGTTCCAGCGCAATCTCCTTCGATGTCTTCCCATCACATAGAAGCCGAATAATCTCCTTCTCCCGTATAGTAAACAAGTCGATCACCGATCTATTCCTTTCGGGCTGCCGCATGCTGGTAATAAGCAGGTCGAAAATATCCTGCGAAAAATGGACACCGCCTTCGTATACGGTTTCAATGGCATCAACAAGTTCGGCCTGACAGCTACTCTTGGATACAAATCCCTTCACCCCCGAATGAATTATCCGCTCTACGATGGCTCCTTTCCCTTCCGATGTCAAAACAATTATGCGCAAGTCGGGCTGCAGCTCCAGCGCCTTTTGGATAGCCTCTTCGCCATCCAAAACCGGCATATTTATATCTACAAGTACGATATCTGGCTGATGAATCGCTAAGAAATCAAGCATTTCACGCCCATTCTGGCATGTTCCAATAACCTCATAGTTATTCGTTGTAGTTAAGAGCAGCTTTAAACCTTCAGTAAAAATGGGATGATCATCAACAAGCAGTACGCTAACCTTAGTGCCCCTCATAGCTTTCCGTCTCTATTTAAAGCCCTAAATATAGATTAATCAAAGAAGAAAGAAGCAGCCATCCGCTACTTTTTTTATGAAAATAAATTCATATACTTG
This window of the uncultured Acetobacteroides sp. genome carries:
- a CDS encoding outer membrane beta-barrel protein — translated: MKKVVAKLFLSFLIASAALQANAQAARVSGTVVESSDRQPLISANVILVNLKDSTKRHLAISDAKGVFAFSNVAPQKYRLDIKYVGFENFSKVVTVGSASTSLGTISLKEKTEMIGGATITGHAVRASVKGDTTSYNADAFKVTKDADAEALITKLPGVTSDNNTIKAQGEQVKKVLVDGKPFFGDDPTVALKSVPAEIIEKIEVFDKMSDQAAFTGFDDGNSTKTINIVTKANRRAGQFGKIYAGYGTDDRYNVGGNVNIFKGDSRISLIGMTNNVNQQNFSSEDILGVLGSSGGRGGMRGGPGGHGGGASNFMVGQQSGLTKTSAFGINFSDKWGEKVNFSGSYFFNYSNTTNNQKTNRQYYGAVDTAQRYTYEGSSSNNNYNNRLNLKVEYTINPNNSFIVTPSISFQSSRSSSSSNAQTSSGPTTLLNKSVNRSSSLSEGYNINNEILYRHKFELNGRTFSISLRNSVANKDANALQYSENDYFTKGKSQRDTINQKSKLSNKSYSVSASVMYTEPVGKKSQLMASYDVGYTYSDVDKRTNAYSRATQQYALLDTSLSNVYESDYITQRLGLGYRLKGDTYNGMLNLSYQNSSLKGDETFPVAFDLKKSYNNILPMAMLNFKFNQANSLRLMCGARTQAPSISQLQSVVDNSDPLNLYVGNPNLDQSYSNNFNLRYSYTSMEKGKTFFIFFNAQNTLNYIGTSSLLAGKDIVLTDGTILKKGAQLSKPVNLDGYWNLSTMVTYGLPISLIKSNVNISAGTGYSRLPAILNNKNVTTQTYSPNGGVVIGSNISPNLDFTISYNTAYNIVSSTNKSSDGNNYWSQTGRSKLNWTIADRFTVQPEATYQQYSGNNFYYDNLNLNLNAGFKFLSNRQAELKFGVFDLLNKNKSFSRSVNSLYIEDSYNSVLSRYFLVTFVYNLKNFKGGASMPQPERDKHFDRPFDRPDRPDRSDRPMGPSDRPLDF
- a CDS encoding uracil-DNA glycosylase family protein gives rise to the protein MTFGEQVVDFFNTLRFDQPLPDGVEAMNPYLLPETMDAVRKYYTKYYSDSNPRTFIVGINPGRNGAGKTGIAFTDTVRLENPCQIEHNLKPTTELSSEYIYAVVDAMGGPEAFFSKFYLTSASPIGFTHNGKNYNYYDSPAMLKATLSYMMEHLERQLAFGANRKQAICLGAGKNFKYLTEVNNLLGKPFEQIVAVNHPRFVMQYRRKSMEQEIDTFTNALANAL
- a CDS encoding histidine kinase, with the protein product MNNNTLTKKILIFLLLALMVCLFANINQIVGMYIADPHPRPHPPRFPGEPRFREDMFRYRMVWEMVLSFVSAFTIIAYNAGVFRSNKRTKKSNQLTVVAISTLAGLLLFVFLIVVFLPNKHFPSRFISLILSKALFVIMASISAGQLYRLIWQKQQVEIENEKLKTDSLQSRYQGLMNQLNPHFLFNSLNSLSYLIRENEQNKALTFIDELSSIFRYVLQKRSEELVTLEEEIQFTEAYRYLLSIRFENKLFFEIKIDESDMKLLLPFLTLQPLIENAVKHNVISTKQPLAVFIYTEEDNLVVSNPISAKLPDGESTGIGLSNLASRFKLLTGKQLTVINDEKTFLVKIPLVSKQ
- a CDS encoding LytTR family DNA-binding domain-containing protein, with amino-acid sequence MKALIVEDEIAAQRNLIAVLAEVAPHITIVGTTDTVTDTVEWLRSNSKPDIIFMDIHLADGHSFHIFDAIEVTTPVIFTTAYDQYALEAFKLNSIEYLLKPIKANDLVHALNKLATLTNHELIRQLQQITNTATPVDSTKLFLIPFKSKLIPLSIDDICYFYTSNEHVHVTTLNGQTYPMDKSLDTIMGTLSSSDFYRANRQFIVVRKAIKDIDVWFGNRLSVNLVQKTPERVIISKNRVAEFKVWLGVIR
- a CDS encoding DUF5694 domain-containing protein, producing the protein MRTFIFFMCGLFIATGLLGQTGNGPAQTKVMTLGVFHFAYHNLDVVKTEKKNQISVFDEPYQSEIVAISKAIEDFKPTIIAIEQAPDQQYKIDSLYLQYKAGRYALEKNEIDQLGFRIGKDLDLPNIYCVNDWGRHYDNITSMFKDSLRLSKFDDYYTKLFGSNPTVPKVTSIIDELNKANNPDSIKDDLSGYLDGMFKYEEKPNDFTGVDFQTGRWFNRNLRIFRNIQRIPHSNDDRILLIIGSGHLNLLNYFFEVSKEFEFISPLPYLKNAKR
- a CDS encoding response regulator transcription factor; protein product: MRGTKVSVLLVDDHPIFTEGLKLLLTTTNNYEVIGTCQNGREMLDFLAIHQPDIVLVDINMPVLDGEEAIQKALELQPDLRIIVLTSEGKGAIVERIIHSGVKGFVSKSSCQAELVDAIETVYEGGVHFSQDIFDLLITSMRQPERNRSVIDLFTIREKEIIRLLCDGKTSKEIALELNINHRTVETHKAKIFEKTGVNNTISLVVCAIKDNLIESI